The following coding sequences lie in one Streptomyces venezuelae genomic window:
- a CDS encoding resuscitation-promoting factor, whose amino-acid sequence MSNSQYETYETTYAPQYGPPSYEPAYEVWQETSYSYQVAYEETLDGAPLAPERTYEPEPVAPETVAPQPVVPAPGRAAMRRGGRGRKSARAPERTSRAPERTGAVAGIGAGPDAMRRLVPQALVVAFLAGGTSAFVANDKAVQLIVDGKPRTLHTFADDVGELLADEGVDVGDHDIVAPASTTALASGDEIAVRYGRPVHLTLDGERRRVWTTARTVDGALRQLGVRAEGAHLSASRSSRIGRDGLALDVRTERTVTIMADGRERTIRTNAATVREAVAESGVTLRGQDTTSVDPDSFPRDGQTVTVMRITGTREVREEQIPFDVERTEDPTLFRGTEVVAHAGQTGVRRVTYTVRTVNGVKQKPKRVASEVVREPRKRVIKVGTKQMPMSVAGADDLNWGGLAHCESGGRPGAVDPSGTYGGLYQFDTRTWQGLGGSGRPQDAPAAEQTFRAKKLYVQRGASPWPHCGSRL is encoded by the coding sequence GTGAGCAACTCGCAGTACGAGACGTACGAGACGACGTACGCGCCGCAGTACGGCCCGCCGTCGTACGAGCCCGCCTACGAGGTGTGGCAGGAGACGTCGTACTCCTACCAGGTGGCGTACGAGGAGACGCTGGACGGCGCGCCGCTCGCACCGGAACGCACGTACGAGCCCGAGCCCGTGGCGCCCGAGACCGTGGCGCCCCAGCCCGTGGTGCCCGCTCCCGGGCGGGCCGCGATGCGGCGGGGCGGGCGGGGCAGGAAGTCCGCGCGAGCTCCTGAACGGACCTCGCGAGCTCCTGAACGCACCGGAGCCGTAGCCGGTATCGGGGCCGGGCCCGATGCGATGCGGCGGCTCGTCCCGCAGGCTCTCGTCGTCGCGTTCCTCGCCGGCGGCACGTCCGCGTTCGTCGCCAACGACAAGGCCGTGCAGCTCATCGTCGACGGCAAGCCCCGCACCCTGCACACCTTCGCGGACGACGTCGGTGAACTCCTCGCCGACGAGGGCGTGGACGTCGGCGACCACGACATCGTCGCGCCCGCGTCGACCACGGCCCTGGCCAGCGGCGACGAGATCGCCGTCCGCTACGGCCGGCCCGTCCACCTCACCCTCGACGGGGAGCGCCGCCGGGTGTGGACCACGGCGCGCACGGTGGACGGGGCGCTGCGGCAGCTCGGGGTGCGCGCGGAGGGCGCGCACCTGTCGGCGTCGCGCAGCAGCCGCATCGGGCGCGACGGCCTCGCCCTCGACGTCCGCACGGAACGCACCGTCACGATCATGGCGGACGGCCGGGAGCGGACGATCCGCACGAACGCGGCGACGGTACGGGAAGCGGTCGCCGAGTCCGGGGTGACCCTGCGCGGCCAGGACACGACGTCGGTCGATCCCGACAGCTTCCCGCGCGACGGCCAGACGGTGACGGTCATGCGGATCACGGGCACGCGGGAGGTCCGGGAGGAGCAGATCCCGTTCGACGTGGAGCGGACCGAGGACCCGACGCTCTTCCGGGGCACGGAGGTCGTGGCGCACGCGGGGCAGACGGGTGTCAGACGGGTCACGTACACGGTGCGCACGGTCAACGGCGTCAAGCAGAAGCCGAAGCGGGTCGCTTCCGAGGTGGTGCGGGAGCCGCGGAAGCGGGTGATCAAGGTCGGCACGAAGCAGATGCCGATGTCGGTGGCCGGGGCGGACGACCTCAACTGGGGCGGGCTCGCGCACTGCGAGTCGGGCGGACGGCCCGGCGCGGTGGACCCGTCGGGGACGTACGGCGGCCTGTACCAGTTCGACACGCGGACCTGGCAGGGCCTCGGCGGCTCGGGCCGCCCCCAGGACGCCCCCGCGGCGGAACAGACGTTCCGGGCGAAGAAGCTCTACGTACAGCGAGGCGCGAGCCCCTGGCCCCACTGCGGCAGCAGGCTGTAG
- a CDS encoding TatD family hydrolase, translating into MPSKNADVPPPLPEPLRVAVADSHTHLDMQSGTVEEGLAKAASVGVTTVVQVGCDVRGSRWAAETAAAHDSVHATVALHPNEAPRIVLGDPDGWSRQGAREPGGDSALDEALAEIDRLAALPHVLGVGETGLDYFRTGPEGMAAQERSFRAHIEIAKRHGKALVIHDREAHEDVLRVLKEEGAPERTVFHCYSGDADMARICAEHGYFMSFAGNVTFKNAQGLRDALAVAPLDLVLVETDAPFLTPAPYRGRPNAPYLIPVTVRAMAEIRGIDEDAMATAVSANTARAFAY; encoded by the coding sequence ATGCCTTCGAAGAACGCCGACGTACCGCCGCCCCTGCCCGAACCGCTCCGGGTGGCGGTCGCCGACTCCCACACCCACCTCGACATGCAGTCGGGCACCGTGGAGGAGGGTCTCGCCAAGGCCGCGTCGGTCGGCGTGACGACGGTGGTCCAGGTGGGCTGCGACGTACGTGGTTCGCGGTGGGCGGCCGAGACCGCCGCCGCGCACGACAGCGTGCACGCCACCGTCGCCCTCCACCCGAACGAAGCGCCCCGCATCGTCCTCGGCGACCCCGACGGCTGGTCCCGGCAGGGCGCCCGCGAACCCGGCGGTGACAGCGCACTCGACGAGGCGCTCGCCGAGATCGACCGGCTCGCCGCCCTGCCGCACGTGCTCGGCGTCGGCGAGACCGGCCTCGACTACTTCCGCACGGGCCCCGAGGGCATGGCGGCCCAGGAGCGTTCGTTCCGCGCGCACATCGAGATCGCCAAGCGGCACGGCAAGGCGCTGGTCATCCACGATCGCGAGGCCCACGAGGACGTGCTACGCGTTCTGAAGGAGGAGGGCGCCCCCGAGCGCACCGTCTTCCACTGCTACTCCGGCGACGCCGACATGGCCCGTATCTGCGCCGAGCACGGCTACTTCATGTCCTTCGCGGGCAACGTCACCTTCAAGAACGCGCAGGGGCTGCGCGACGCGCTGGCCGTCGCCCCGCTCGACCTGGTCCTCGTGGAGACCGACGCGCCGTTCCTGACGCCCGCCCCGTACCGCGGACGGCCCAACGCCCCGTATCTCATTCCGGTCACGGTGCGCGCCATGGCCGAAATCCGCGGTATCGACGAGGACGCCATGGCCACGGCGGTCTCGGCGAACACGGCACGCGCGTTTGCTTACTGA